From a region of the Mercurialis annua linkage group LG1-X, ddMerAnnu1.2, whole genome shotgun sequence genome:
- the LOC126666348 gene encoding uncharacterized protein LOC126666348 — protein sequence MEANEGNVILKISAEVIAKANPKMGKPPTRLQKKAPSSLELNNSSSSSSFDPIPLLSPLILSPLRHSNETDDFKFPIAWMNDKNIETPVLGGWKRPAAVSGYIEPSSLFSFFQSKCVLVGNNVN from the coding sequence ATGGAGGCAAATGAAGGCAATGTAATATTGAAAATTAGTGCAGAAGTTATTGCTAAGGCAAATCCAAAAATGGGAAAACCCCCAACAAGATTACAAAAAAAAGCTCCATCATCCCTAGAGCTCaataattcttcttcttcttcttctttcgaTCCGATTCCTCTTTTATCACCACTTATTTTATCTCCATTACGACACTCAAATGAGACCGACGACTTCAAGTTCCCTATAGCATGGatgaatgataaaaatattgaaactcCGGTTCTCGGAGGATGGAAACGTCCGGCTGCGGTTAGTGGATATATAGAGCCATCATCTTTATTCTCATTTTTTCAGTCCAAATGTGTTCTTGTTGGTAATAATGtaaattga
- the LOC126684728 gene encoding cyclin-dependent kinase F-4, giving the protein MERYKLIKEVGDGTFGSVWRGIHKQSGEVVAIKKMKKKYYSWEECVNLREVKSLRRMNHPNIVKLKEVIRENDILYFVFEYMECNLYQLIKDKEKKFPEAEVRNWCFQVFQGLAYMHQRGYFHRDLKPENLLVSKDVIKIADFGLAREINSQPPYTEYVSTRWYRAPEVLLQSYLYSSKVDMWAMGAIMAELISLRPLFPGASEVDEIYKICNIIGSPTEESWADGLNLAKAIKYQFPQFGGVHLSAIIPSASEDALNLIKLLCSWDPCKRPNAGEALQHPFFQSCFYIPPTLRSRVPVSRTPPSAGVKGTLEQQYARRPSGSLTNSKVTCSFTSTKLNAPLTSGVQRKLDMVNQDASKNDKSYKSATKQQKYRPPGRKSPPATNIINKGRSGRGVSDAADKFSSMTIGSQRQSGLQARPLPMKAGVQWPAESGAMFLRPNHQFQPGRTCTRKVAG; this is encoded by the exons ATGGAGAG GTATAAGTTAATCAAGGAAGTTGGTGATGGTACGTTTGGGAGCGTCTGGCGAGGAATTCATAAGCAGTCCGGTGAAGTT GTTGCaattaaaaagatgaagaaaaagtATTACTCATGGGAAGAGTGTGTGAATTTGAGAGAAGTCAAG TCATTACGGAGAATGAATCATCCCAATATTGTGAAACTCAAGGAAGTCATACGAGAAAATGACATACTGTATTTTGTCTTCGAGTACATG GAATGCAACCTCTATCAACTTATTAaagacaaagaaaaaaaattccctGAAGCTGAAGTCAGGAATTGGTGTTTTCAAGTATTTCAAGGTCTTGCTTACATGCACCAGCGAGGATATTTCCATCGTGACCTGAAGCCAG AGAACTTGTTAGTTTCAAAAGATGTAATCAAAATTGCTGATTTTGGTCTTGCTCGAGAAATCAACTCTCAACCACCATACACGGAGTATGTTTCGACGCGATG GTATAGGGCCCCCGAGGTGCTTCTTCAATCATACCTATATAGTTCTAAAGTTG ATATGTGGGCAATGGGTGCTATTATGGCAGAGTTAATTTCTCTTCGTCCTCTTTTTCCTGGTGCAAG TGAAGTAGATGAGATCTACAAAATATGCAACATAATAGGGAGTCCGACAGAGGAATCATGGGCGGATGGACTTAATCTTGCAAAGGCTATTAAATATCAATTTCCACAG tTTGGCGGTGTCCATCTTTCTGCTATCATACCTTCAGCAAGTGAGGATGCTTTGAACCTTATCAAG TTGCTTTGTTCTTGGGATCCATGCAAGAGGCCTAATGCTGGCGAGGCGCTTCAGCATCCTTTCTTCCAG AGTTGCTTCTATATTCCACCAACTCTTCGTTCCAGAGTACCTGTTTCTAGAACCCCTCCATCTG CTGGAGTAAAGGGGACCTTGGAGCAGCAATATGCTAGGAGGCCTTCGGGGTCATTGACTAATTCAAAAGTGACTTGCAGCTTTACTTCTACAAAGTTAAATGCTCCCTTGACCTCAG GTGTGCAGCGTAAACTGGACATGGTCAATCAG gATGCAAGCAAGAATGATAAATCATATAAGAGTGCTACCAAACAACAGAAATATCGACCACCCGGAAGGAAGAGCCCGC CTGCCACTAATATCATAAACAAGGGTAGATCTGGGCGTGGGGTGTCTGATGCAGCTGATAAGTTCTCGAGCATGACGATTGGTTCTCAAAGGCAGAGTGGGTTGCAGGCGAGGCCGCTCCCTATGAAAGCCGGTGTGCAGTGGCCTGCTGAATCTGGGGCCATGTTTCTCAGACCAAATCATCAATTCCAGCCTGGCAGAACTTGTACAAGGAAAGTTGCAGGATGA
- the LOC126665528 gene encoding uncharacterized protein LOC126665528, producing the protein MESVLVMIQHSGKWVEANRYEEFEVIGVMIPQDLTYLNLVNLISEELRLNLVYQKIEIRYQVKTEYPPLKIIDDSSFKFYLEIKKKQTDFTMYPLCIIVHDDTPQIHLQQQTTSSISTGSYSACNKNLYSNEIDWDTYRIHSENNPDTLFEKEQYSKLLLKDTIETINNIEKEKETEERVQQTINVPIEDIEFKTGQSFKDKSVLQTCLQFHAIKHHYHQRVLRSCPRSILVKCIDSECDWYLKASTNGEACQFIIRKQNMNHTCAIDTRFSIQRQASSSHIAKSIKMRYLNVKTTYTPIDIKNDMEALKGIKINYMLAWRAKEKALEMIRGNPADSYKLLPAFLYKLLTTNPGSAVDIQVRENNSFLYAFTALKASIIGWQHCKPIIVVDGTFLKAAFGGTLLVATSQDAAGKLFPLAFCVVDSENDLSWEYFITQLREAFGTREGICIVSDRHISIDSAVKKIYPEATHGICMFHLLNNIKTHFKRNAKKIKDPFFAAARAYTESEFDYHMKELDKLDERIKPYLQGIGYKRWSRHHSYTNRFKTMTSNLAESLNAAILHARELPVTTLLMHLHDLQQEYSYTHRNIAMQTRTTLTPVYEKILSYNYTNSLKLQVKPSTNELITVKDNGRKHTVDMKERTCTCNKFEIDEIPCQHALAILNEMHQEPYKYCSKYYTTASMLATYSETVFPIEKEDEWKIPQEVKDMIVFPPQHMTRTGRPKKRRYKSVTEKSKNANCGKCGQAGHNKKTCRNMPKASHKKKTCRNIINTTLQL; encoded by the exons ATGGAATCTGTTCTAGTTATGATACAACACAGTGGAAAATGGGTAGAGGCAAATAGATATGAAGAATTTGAAGTTATTGGAGTCATGATTCCACAAGATTTAACATATTTGAATCTTGTGAATCTAATATCAGAAGAGCTGAGATTGAATTTAGTATATCAAAAAATTGAGATAAGGTATCAAGTCAAAACTGAGTATCCACCTCTAAAGATCATTGATGATTCAAGCTTCAAGTTCTACTTGGAAATCAAGAAAAAACAAACTGATTTCACTATGTATCCTCTTTGCATAATAGTGCATGATGATACACCACAGATACATTTACAGCAGCAAACTACAAGTAGCATTTCAACAGGTTCATATTCAGCCTGCAACAAGAATCTATATTCAAATGAGATAGATTGGGATACGTATCGGATACATTCCGAAAACAATCCTGATACATTATTTGAAAAGGAACAGTATAGCAAACTTCTTTTGAAAGACACCATTGAAACAATCAACAATATAGAAAAGGAAAAGGAAACAGAGGAGAGGGTTCAACAAACAATAAATGTGCCAATAGAAGATATAGAATTCAAAACAGGTCAGTCTTTCAAAGACAAATCAGTTTTACAAACATGTTTGCAATTTCATGCTATCAAACATCACTATCATCAAAGGGTTCTCAGATCATGTCCAAGAAGTATTTTGGTTAAATGTATCGATAGTGAATGTGATTGGTATCTGAAAGCATCAACTAATGGAGAAGCATGCCAATTCATCATTCGGAAACAAAATATGAACCACACATGTGCAATAGATACAAGATTCAGTATTCAAAGGCAAGCTTCCTCATCACACATTGCTAAATCGATCAAAATGAGGTATCTGAATGTCAAAACAACCTATACTCCAATAGACATAAAGAATGACATGGAAGCTTTAAAaggaatcaaaataaattatatgctAGCATGGAGAGCAAAAGAGAAAGCATTAGAAATGATAAGAGGAAACCCGGCTGATTCTTACAAATTGCTGCCTGCTTTTCTCTATAAACTTCTTACTACGAATCCCGGGTCTGCTGTAGACATTCAGGTGAGAGAAAACAACTCATTTTTGTATGCTTTTACTGCATTAAAAGCTTCTATTATAGGTTGGCAGCACTGTAAACCTATAATTGTTGTTGATGGGACGTTTTTAAAAGCGGCGTTTGGTGGAACACTACTTGTTGCAACATCACAAGATGCAGCCGGAAAACTATTCCCTCTTGCTTTTTGTGTAGTCGATTCAGAAAATGACTTATCATGGGAATATTTCATCACCCAACTCAGGGAAGCTTTTGGCACAAGAGAAGGTATCTGCATTGTATCTGACAGACATATCAGCATTGATTCAGCAGTCAAGAAAATTTATCCTGAAGCAACACATGGAATAtgtatgtttcaccttttaaataaCATCAAGACTCATTTCAAGAGGAATGCAAAGAAAATTAAAGATCCATTCTTTGCAGCAGCGAGAGCATATACAGAATCTGAATTTGATTATCACATGAAAGAGTTAGATAAGCTAGATGAAAGAATTAAGCCGTATCTTCAAGGTATCGGTTACAAAAGATGGTCAAGACATCATTCCTACACCAACAGATTCAAAACAATGACGTCTAACTTGGCTGAGTCATTAAATGCAGCAATACTACATGCAAGAGAGCTGCCTGTTACAACTCTCCTTATGCACCTACATGACCTCCAACAAGAGTATTCATATACGCATAGAAACATCGCTATGCAAACACGCACAACACTGACACCAGTTTATGAAAAAATACTTTcatataattatacaaattcACTAAAGCTACAG GTAAAACCCTCTACAAATGAACTGATCACAGTGAAGGATAATGGAAGGAAACATACAGTTGACATGAAAGAGAGAACATGCACATGCAACAAGTTTGAAATTGATGAAATACCTTGCCAACATGCTTTAGCAATTCTAAATGAAATGCACCAAGAGCCTTATAAGTATTGTTCAAAATACTATACAACAGCCAGTATGCTAGCAACATACAGTGAAACTGTATTTCCAATTGAAAAGGAAGATGAGTGGAAGATACCACAAGAAGTAAAGGACATGATCGTCTTTCCACCACAACATATGACAAGAACCGGAAGACCAAAAAAGAGAAGATACAAGAGTGTTACGGAAAAATCAAAGAATGCCAATTGTGGAAAGTGCGGACAAGCTGGTCACAATAAGAAAACATGTAGAAACATGCCAAAAGCTAGTCACAAGAAGAAAACATGCAGAAACATAATAAATACAACTCTACAACTATAA
- the LOC126665542 gene encoding uncharacterized protein LOC126665542 has translation MFKAFLEITSLLKDIKQTVSLQSQEPKSTKSSAEKSTSSLDKGKEPLGLEKTPDNSAQRQNAPITIPDEERWMEEQHAPKEREERLEEKVRQVMSRLGIRCEDVDTSLRSDSPLTDLIISHEFPAKFKYPPNLESYDGTGCPKSHVHKFQAVINVQTNLDHVLCKLFPTTLKGLAQEWYQSLKPGSIQTFKQFSGLFQARFVACIPQKKLSTDLLAIMQRDGETLRKYIERFNKEAMQIEELSQEIAYTALLNGTTNSDLRKELLAKSPKSFTTLMTIAHTQIRVDDGQREIENRHGRTEERTFSERRNGDRSPIGKRFGEKGSDRFRNKRKRTRTGDTPP, from the coding sequence ATGTTCAAAGCTTTCCTAGAGATCACCAGTTTACTCAAAGACATCAAACAGACAGTATCGTTACAATCGCAAGAGCCCAAATCAACAAAATCATCTGCAGAGAAGTCGACGTCATCCTTAGATAAGGGAAAGGAACCGCTCGGACTAGAAAAGACGCCGGACAACTCTGCCCAGAGACAAAACGCCCCCATAACAATCCCGGACGAGGAAAGGTGGATGGAAGAACAACACGCTCCCAAGGAAAGAGAAGAACGTCTGGAGGAAAAAGTACGTCAGGTCATGAGCAGGCTCGGGATAAGATGTGAAGACGTAGATACCTCCCTTCGGAGTGATTCACCTCTTACAGATCTCATCATCTCTCACGAGTTCCCTGCTAAATTCAAGTATCCTCCAAATTTGGAATCTTATGATGGGACCGGTTGCCCCAAGAGCCATGTGCATAAATTCCAAGCAGTAATCAATGTTCAGACAAACCTGGATCATGTATTGTGCAAACTGTTTCCCACTACCCTGAAAGGTCTGGCACAGGAATGGTACCAAAGCTTGAAGCCAGGCTCGATACAAACATTCAAGCAATTCTCAGGTTTATTTCAGGCCAGATTCGTAGCATGCATTCCTCAAAAGAAGTTGTCCACGGACCTGCTAGCCATCATGCAAAGAGACGGAGAAACACTCAGGAAATATATAGAAAGGTTCAACAAGGAGGCGATGCAGATAGAAGAACTGAGTCAGGAGATCGCCTATACAGCATTGCTCAACGGGACCACTAATTCAGACCTGAGAAAAGAATTGCTggctaaatcaccaaaatcGTTCACTACGTTGATGACCATCGCGCATACACAAATCCGAGTGGATGACGGACAGAGAGAGATAGAAAACCGGCATGGACGGACGGAAGAAAGAACATTCTCAGAAAGAAGGAATGGGGATAGATCGCCCATAGGAAAAAGGTTCGGGGAAAAAGGCAGCGACCGTTTCAGAAATAAGAGAAAACGGACGAGGACAGGCGATACACCCCCCTAA
- the LOC126665550 gene encoding uncharacterized protein LOC126665550 has translation MNASSARKRDNSKYCEFHRDNGHTTDECWHLKEEIEKLIERGSLSQFVKRDAETREMEAERKKERKEETTRRPRPDPAGVVNVIMGGSTGGDSNTTRKKAARTVYSVSPSAPEAKKFGSISFSEGDSHGLSLPHEDALVVKGRLNNFKVSRMLVDTGSSVNMITMEVFGRIGLKKESLTRVSTPLVGLGGKSVQVEGSLEISIQLGDGEIYKEVRAEFMVVNMDFAYNAILGRPLLHDTCASICVRYLLMKIPTREGDAEVRGCQKSAREAYFTALKKVHVTLSVLTMEPPERTEKAEHYERTTKIELSPGKEIVVGDELEEGIRRSLTENLRALGDSFAWTIDELIGVNPDVICHRLNIAADSKPVVQKKRRHSPEKQLAIAEEIAKLKEANVIKDAYYPKWVANVVMVKKSNGTYRMCVDFTDLNKACPKDSFPLPSIDQLVDSTAGHALYAFLDAKAGYHQIPMASEDQEKTAFVTDQGLFCYKMMSFGLKNAGATYQRLVNFIFRDQIGKHMEVYVDDMIIKSVRTEDHPEDVKVVLETLKRYQLKLNPEKCVFGVPAGKFLGYMVSQRGIEANPDKIEAVLKMAPPRTIHEVQKLNGRITALGRFMSCSAKRCLPFFKTLKQIKNFTWTAECQQAFEELKSFLSSPPLLARPDPGDVLYLYISCSDETIAGVLVSEKGGEQYPIYYISKVLRDAELRYPKLEKLALCVYTATIKLRHYFEGHQVIVRTDQPLRKILQKAETSGRIAEWAVKIGSLGVIYEARKALKAQALADFFAELTFKEPMEDKTTPWEIHVDGAVCGEGAGIGVVLKGPGRVQMEYSARLEFPSSNNVAEYEALITGLQLCEELNISEVQIYSDSQLVVNQVSGNFEVKEATLKKYAKQAKTFFANNGQSWSLQQIPRAMNGRSDELAKWAATKNYDSMRNIPHEIKRQPSFQEEIEEGEVLMVEGEETWMTPLTAYLANGILPEDRKEAKRIVILSSKFGIYNGQLYKRSFTHPWLRCVNKEEGEYIMKELHEGTCGAHDGASTLVRKALLQGYYWPTMKEQATTLVRGCWPCQQHALVPRKQASEMKPIGSAWPFAQWGMDILGPLPLATGQRKFLVVAIDHFTKWIEAEPLAKITQQRITNFFFRSILCRFGIPKVLITDNGKHFDSAKFRKFCAEYQINLRFTSVYHPQSNGQTEVANRILLAGLKRRLDEYKGRWVEELYSVLWNYRTTPRESTGETPFALAYGTEAVIPVEIGAPTPRTEDNQLNLEENEEELRNNLDLLVEKINRSDTRMEAYR, from the coding sequence ATGAATGCCTCATCAGCCAGGAAGAGGGACAACAGCAAATACTGTGAATTCCACAGAGATAACGGCCACACCACAGATGAATGCTGGCACCTGAAGGAAGAAATAGAGAAATTAATAGAAAGAGGCTCCCTTTCCCagttcgtgaaaagggacgccgAAACCAGGGAAATGGAagcagaaagaaagaaagaaagaaaagaagagacCACCAGAAGACCTAGGCCGGACCCAGCAGGCGTGGTCAACGTAATAATGGGCGGATCAACCGGAGGAGACAGCAACACCACAAGAAAGAAAGCGGCTAGGACGGTCTATTCTGTCAGCCCAAGTGCACCAGAAGCAAAGAAGTTTGGAAGCATATCTTTTTCAGAAGGTGATAGCCATGGCTTATCACTCCCCCACGAAGACGCCCTGGTTGTCAAGGGGCGACTAAACAATTTCAAAGTATCCCGGATGCTTGTAGACACGGGAAGTTCGGTCAACATGATCACGATGGAGGTGTTTGGAAGGATCGGACTAAAAAAGGAAAGTTTGACACGAGTATCCACTCCATTGGTAGGACTGGGAGGCAAATCTGTACAGGTGGAAGGATCATTAGAGATAAGCATCCAACTGGGGGATGGAGAGATCTATAAAGAAGTCCGAGCGGAATTCATGGTAGTCAATATGGACTTCGCCTACAACGCAATCCTGGGAAGGCCACTACTACACGACACGTGCGCATCCATTTGCGTGAGGTACTTACTGATGAAAATCCCGACCAGGGAAGGCGATGCAGAAGTCAGAGGATGTCAAAAATCAGCAAGAGAGGCATACTTTACGGCCCTCAAAAAGGTTCACGTAACTTTGTCAGTGTTAACAATGGAACCTCCAGAAAGGACAGAGAAGGCAGAACATTATGAGCGAACCACGAAGATAGAGCTATCCCCAGGAAAAGAGATAGTGGTCGGAGACGAGCTGGAGGAAGGGATCAGGCGGTCTCTGACAGAAAATCTCAGAGCACTGGGAGACTCCTTTGCCTGGACAATAGACGAACTGATCGGAGTAAACCCGGATGTCATATGCCATCGGTTAAACATAGCGGCCGACTCAAAGCCCGTggtacaaaagaaaagaagacaCTCACCCGAAAAACAGCTAGCCATTGCAGAAGAAATCGCCAAGTTGAAGGAAGCAAACGTGATCAAAGATGCTTATTACCCAAAGTGGGTGGCCAACGTGGTAATGGTGAAAAAGTCCAACGGCACTTATCGAATGTGTGTAGACTTCACAGATCTAAACAAGGCATGTCCTAAAGACAGTTTCCCATTGCCAAGCATCGATCAATTAGTGGACTCCACGGCGGGCCACGCCCTATACGCGTTCCTGGACGCCAAAGCAGGATACCATCAAATACCCATGGCATCAGAAGACCAGGAAAAAACGGCTTTCGTAACGGACCAGGGGTTATTTTGTTATAAGATGATGTCGTTCGGCCTAAAAAACGCGGGAGCCACATATCAGCGGTTGGTGAACTTCATATTCAGAGATCAGATTGGAAAacacatggaagtttatgtggatgacatgattATTAAGAGCGTCAGGACTGAAGACCATCCAGAGGATGTGAAGGTAGTCTTAGAAACGCTGAAAAGATACCAATTAAAGCTAAATCCGGAGAAGTGTGTATTTGGAGTACCAGCAGGAAAGTTCTTGGGATACATGGTCTCCCAGCGTGGGATTGAAGCCAACCCAGATAAAATTGAAGCAGTCCTGAAAATGGCACCACCTCGGACCATTCACGAAGTCCAGAAACTCAACGGCCGGATCACAGCCCTAGGTCGATTCATGTCTTGctcggccaaacgatgtttACCTTTCTTCAAAACCCTGAAACAGATCAAGAACTTCACATGGACAGCAGAATGCCAGCAGGCGTTCGAGGAATTGAAAAGCTTCCTCTCCTCACCCCCACTTTTGGCGAGACCAGATCCGGGCGACgtattatatttatacatctcttGCTCTGACGAAACAATAGCAGGAGTATTGGTATCGGAAAAAGGAGGAGAACAATACCCGATCTACTACATTAGCAAAGTCCTCAGAGATGCGGAGCTAAGATACCCAAAGTTGGAAAAGCTGGCGCTATGTGTATACACCGCCACCATCAAGCTCCGACATTACTTCGAAGGACACCAAGTCATTGTACGGACCGACCAACCATTACGAAAAATCCTCCAGAAAGCGGAGACAAGTGGACGCATAGCAGAATGGGCTGTCAAAATAGGAAGCTTGGGCGTTATCTATGAAGCTCGAAAAGCACTGAAAGCTCAAGCACTAGCCGACTTCTTCGCAGAATTAACATTCAAGGAACCCATGGAGGACAAAACGACTCCCTGGGAGATACACGTCGATGGAGCAGTTTGCGGAGAAGGAGCGGGTATCGGAGTCGTGCTCAAAGGACCAGGGAGAGTCCAAATGGAATACTCAGCAAGACTCGAATTTCCATCTTCCAACAATGTTGCGGAATATGAGGCGCTGATAACAGGGTTGCAATTGTGCGAAGAACTCAATATCTCCGAAGTCCAGATCTATAGTGATTCACAACTGGTCGTGAACCAAGTCTCAGGGAACTTCGAAGTAAAAGAAGCTACACTGAAGAAATACGCCAAGCAAGCCAAAACCTTCTTTGCCAATAATGGGCAATCTTGGTCGTTACAGCAAATACCTAGAGCAATGAATGGAAGATCAGACGAATTGGCAAAGTGGGCAGCAACAAAGAATTACGATTCAATGAGAAACATCCCTCATGAAATCAAACGACAGCCTAGCTTCcaagaagaaattgaagaaggCGAAGTACTGATGGTAGAAGGAGAAGAAACCTGGATGACCCCCCTCACAGCATACTTGGCTAATGGAATACTCCCTGAGGATAGAAAGGAAGCCAAAAGAATAGTGATACTATCATCAAAGTTCGGAATATACAATGGCCAGCTGTACAAACGGTCATTCACCCATCCCTGGCTAAGATGTGTGAACAAAGAAGAAGGAGAGTACATCATGAAAGAATTACATGAGGGGACTTGCGGAGCACATGACGGAGCATCAACACTGGTCAGGAAAGCCCTGTTACAAGGCTATTATTGGCCCACGATGAAAGAACAAGCTACAACGCTAGTAAGAGGATGCTGGCCTTGCCAGCAACATGCTTTGGTACCAAGAAAGCAAGCTTCAGAAATGAAACCGATCGGCAGTGCATGGCCCTTCGCCCAGTGGGGTATGGATATCCTAGGACCTCTCCCTTTGGCTACAGGACAACGGAAGTTCCTGGTAGTGGCAATCGACCACTTCACTAAGTGGATAGAAGCAGAACCACTGGCGAAAATCACCCAGCAACGCataactaactttttctttagatcTATCTTGTGCAGGTTTGGAATACCGAAGGTGCTAATCACAGACAATGGAAAGCATTTCGACTCAGCGAAATTCAGAAAGTTCTGTGCCGaatatcaaatcaatttgaGGTTCACCTCGGTTTATCATCCACAATCAAATGGGCAAACCGAAGTGGCCAACAGGATTCTACTGGCCGGACTAAAAAGAAGATTAGACGAATACAAAGGAAGATGGGTAGAAGAACTCTACAGCGTCCTATGGAACTATCGTACCACCCCTAGGGAATCAACGGGCGAAACTCCATTCGCCCTAGCTTATGGAACGGAGGCTGTAATTCCTGTAGAGATCGGCGCACCCACACCAAGGACAGAGGACAACCAGCTAAACCTAGAAGAAAACGAAGAAGAGCTCAGGAACAATCTGGATCTCCTGGTTGAAAAAATCAACAGATCAGATACCAGGATGGAAGCCTACAGATAA